One genomic window of Acetobacter sp. includes the following:
- a CDS encoding phosphocholine-specific phospholipase C, with translation MTINLSKRNFLRSSLGSAAAMATLSTFPPAIRRALAIDAHNRTGTIQDVKHVVMLMLENRSFDSYFGTFKGVRGYGDRFPIPTSNGANIFYQNYTKSSVTSTLIPYHLDETKGNALRAGSTPHTWSDAQAAWDNGRMSSWPTAKTPLSMGYYETSEVPFHRALADAFTLCDSYHCGMHTGTIANRLFYWTGTNGPNGVSPTDGSRVNVAALNNQFNGGNDIGASTTGWTWTTYADRLESAGVSWKVYQSLIDNFGCNEMMGFRHWRAAIEKMPEERRPLYVASEDIKQDVTAAGPFYDASIDDAISPLAKGFGNTMPYGFLETFREDIQSNTLPEVSWIIPPSAYSEHPSPSSPTQGGWYIQEVLDALTSNPEVWSKTVLLVNYDENDGFFDHLPPPSAPSHNTDGTLAGGSTLSDESMAVEYHNYTPATSSQPAIDGRPYGPGPRVALWAISPWSRGGFVNSQVFDHTSTLMFLEARFGVIEPQISDYRRAICGDLTSCFDFVNPNRRTIPTLSGRSTKDDADSLAVAQKAEAAIAVPAATTTSTLPKQATGSRPSRALPYELHVSSHVDVSGGTVTLRFTNTSCDGAGAVFHVYDRNHLDLVPRRYVVEAQKALNGVWTPTADDKGNYNLWLIGPNGFHREFTGNITELGKTSHPEVEVAYKTRGRAEILVKLHNHGHHACSFQVESEAYRVDGPNGVRVAPGGSSELRWPVEENGNWYDFTITSSASASFKRRIAGRIETGEDSISDPAMGGGHAGHRPQPPHHHHEDMWPDFREEDPMMGRHRF, from the coding sequence CATCCGTCGTGCGCTCGCCATTGATGCGCACAACAGAACAGGTACCATTCAAGACGTGAAGCACGTCGTTATGCTGATGCTGGAAAACCGATCCTTCGACAGTTACTTCGGCACGTTCAAAGGTGTGCGCGGGTACGGTGACCGTTTCCCCATCCCCACATCCAACGGCGCCAACATCTTTTATCAGAACTATACGAAGAGCAGCGTCACCAGCACACTGATTCCGTACCACCTTGACGAGACAAAAGGTAACGCCCTGCGTGCCGGCAGTACGCCGCATACATGGTCTGACGCTCAGGCGGCGTGGGATAATGGCCGCATGAGTTCCTGGCCGACGGCCAAGACACCGCTGTCGATGGGTTATTACGAGACATCGGAAGTGCCTTTCCATCGTGCGCTCGCCGACGCCTTCACACTCTGCGATTCGTATCACTGCGGTATGCACACAGGGACAATCGCAAATCGTCTGTTCTACTGGACGGGCACCAACGGTCCGAACGGCGTCAGCCCCACGGATGGCAGCCGTGTCAATGTTGCTGCGCTGAACAACCAGTTCAACGGCGGTAATGACATCGGTGCATCGACAACGGGCTGGACCTGGACCACCTATGCAGACCGTCTGGAATCAGCCGGTGTCAGCTGGAAGGTTTACCAGAGCCTGATCGACAATTTCGGCTGCAACGAGATGATGGGTTTCCGTCACTGGCGCGCCGCCATCGAAAAAATGCCGGAGGAAAGACGCCCTCTGTATGTCGCTTCCGAAGATATCAAGCAGGATGTGACAGCCGCCGGTCCGTTCTACGACGCCAGCATTGACGATGCGATCAGCCCGCTCGCCAAGGGCTTTGGCAATACCATGCCATACGGCTTTCTTGAGACGTTCCGTGAGGATATCCAGAGCAACACACTACCTGAAGTGTCATGGATCATTCCGCCGTCAGCCTATAGCGAGCATCCGTCTCCTTCCAGCCCGACACAGGGTGGCTGGTATATTCAGGAAGTGCTCGACGCCCTCACATCCAATCCGGAAGTCTGGAGCAAGACCGTTCTGCTCGTGAACTACGATGAGAATGACGGCTTCTTTGATCACCTGCCCCCTCCGTCAGCTCCTTCTCATAATACCGACGGCACGCTCGCCGGCGGTAGCACGCTCAGTGATGAATCCATGGCCGTGGAGTATCACAACTATACGCCCGCCACATCCAGCCAGCCTGCGATCGACGGTCGTCCCTACGGACCCGGTCCACGTGTTGCTCTGTGGGCGATCTCTCCTTGGAGCCGCGGCGGTTTTGTCAACTCACAGGTCTTTGACCATACTTCGACACTGATGTTCCTTGAAGCGAGGTTCGGTGTAATCGAGCCTCAGATCAGCGACTATCGTCGTGCAATCTGTGGTGATCTGACCTCATGCTTTGACTTCGTGAACCCGAACAGACGCACAATCCCGACGCTGTCCGGCCGCAGCACCAAGGATGATGCCGACAGTCTGGCTGTCGCCCAGAAGGCTGAAGCGGCTATTGCTGTCCCTGCCGCCACGACGACCTCCACATTGCCGAAACAGGCGACGGGTTCCCGTCCATCACGCGCCCTTCCTTACGAGCTGCACGTCTCGTCACATGTTGACGTAAGCGGAGGCACGGTCACACTTCGCTTCACCAACACAAGCTGTGACGGCGCCGGTGCGGTTTTCCACGTCTATGACCGCAATCATCTTGATCTGGTGCCGCGACGTTATGTGGTGGAAGCACAGAAAGCTCTCAACGGTGTCTGGACGCCCACGGCGGACGACAAGGGGAACTACAACCTCTGGCTGATCGGCCCTAACGGTTTCCATCGTGAGTTCACTGGCAATATCACTGAACTGGGCAAAACCAGTCACCCAGAGGTCGAAGTTGCCTATAAAACCCGCGGCAGAGCCGAAATCCTTGTGAAACTCCACAATCACGGTCATCATGCCTGTTCTTTTCAGGTAGAATCAGAAGCCTACAGGGTCGATGGTCCAAATGGCGTACGGGTTGCACCGGGTGGCTCCAGCGAACTGCGGTGGCCGGTTGAAGAGAACGGCAACTGGTATGACTTCACGATCACAAGCAGTGCGTCCGCATCCTTCAAGCGTCGCATTGCCGGTCGTATCGAAACCGGAGAGGACTCCATCTCCGATCCTGCCATGGGAGGAGGTCACGCAGGCCATCGTCCACAGCCACCTCATCACCACCATGAAGATATGTGGCCTGATTTCAGGGAAGAAGACCCCATGATGGGCCGCCACAGGTTCTGA
- a CDS encoding MATE family efflux transporter: MASAVRSLKNKYFILEESKESSRIFFPLSLAQLMQVSITVCSNLALGGIGVEALASGGICNILIQTGVVIVQSAISSFQSLFGQAQGRGDRVAERFVGCACIIALILSVFLLILLILIILFCRAYVFEATMGQGALLYMSSAVFATPGMVFFSVMRSYASASRKAASILKAVGCGVFFYGVCAAVVVMFFRSVTEQNLLMLMGVIFSLSWTVVAIISFLSLDILSVLKRTLSDSNKHIVFADCLAILSAGWPVGLGVASEMSANTMLAMFVGASGVTQMSVHQLCQSIELLTFMPSLAMSQAVSVRVAYFHGKGEAARIRLVHRVAVTFILLVAFAEVALIMLFHDAIYKVSIVDTGELAASFGGSLYGMFIAVCGIVVFDALQAASSGALRGQLDMKIPMLMAVASYWIVGFVFAMILARLTPQPVLGVWAGICIGVFCSACLQTVRFVHLNRLRSCSLKK; encoded by the coding sequence ATGGCATCGGCGGTAAGATCTTTGAAAAACAAATATTTTATTCTTGAAGAATCGAAAGAGAGTTCGAGAATATTTTTCCCGCTTTCTCTGGCTCAGTTGATGCAAGTGAGCATCACAGTGTGCTCCAATCTTGCCTTGGGTGGAATTGGAGTTGAAGCTCTGGCGTCTGGCGGTATCTGCAATATATTGATTCAGACTGGCGTTGTCATAGTTCAGTCAGCAATTTCTTCTTTTCAGTCTCTCTTCGGACAGGCTCAGGGGAGGGGGGATCGTGTTGCAGAGCGTTTTGTGGGTTGCGCATGCATTATAGCACTGATTCTGTCTGTTTTTCTATTGATTCTGCTGATCCTGATTATTCTTTTCTGTCGTGCTTATGTGTTTGAGGCGACGATGGGACAGGGTGCGCTACTGTATATGAGTAGTGCGGTTTTTGCCACGCCAGGCATGGTTTTTTTTTCAGTTATGAGGTCCTATGCTTCGGCATCGAGAAAAGCTGCTTCCATTCTCAAAGCGGTAGGGTGTGGTGTTTTTTTTTACGGCGTGTGCGCCGCAGTGGTAGTGATGTTTTTCCGGAGTGTAACAGAGCAGAATCTTCTGATGCTGATGGGAGTGATATTCTCTCTTTCCTGGACCGTGGTGGCTATTATTTCATTTCTTTCTCTCGATATTCTGTCTGTTCTTAAAAGAACGTTGTCTGACTCTAATAAACATATCGTCTTCGCGGACTGTTTGGCGATTTTGTCAGCCGGATGGCCTGTCGGGCTTGGTGTGGCCTCTGAAATGAGCGCTAATACTATGCTGGCAATGTTTGTCGGGGCATCAGGCGTGACTCAGATGAGCGTGCATCAACTCTGCCAATCCATAGAACTTCTGACTTTTATGCCCTCTCTGGCTATGAGCCAGGCTGTATCGGTGCGCGTTGCGTATTTCCATGGCAAAGGTGAGGCTGCGCGCATCCGTCTGGTTCATCGTGTCGCAGTGACATTCATCCTGCTTGTCGCGTTTGCAGAGGTTGCACTTATCATGCTGTTTCATGATGCCATCTACAAGGTCAGTATTGTGGATACAGGTGAGCTTGCTGCCAGCTTTGGCGGCAGTTTATATGGTATGTTTATTGCCGTGTGCGGGATTGTGGTCTTCGATGCTCTCCAAGCCGCTTCCTCCGGTGCGCTCAGAGGGCAGTTGGATATGAAAATTCCAATGCTTATGGCCGTTGCAAGCTACTGGATTGTGGGATTTGTGTTTGCGATGATACTCGCACGTCTAACTCCTCAGCCTGTGCTGGGTGTGTGGGCTGGTATCTGTATCGGTGTGTTTTGCTCCGCCTGCCTGCAAACTGTAAGGTTTGTTCATCTTAACAGGCTCCGCTCTTGTTCTTTAAAGAAGTAA
- a CDS encoding cysteine hydrolase family protein, whose amino-acid sequence MSAAKQITAQPMIVGRPALVVIDIQKGCFAPRPASSRLEFMSDAVERYTRARKMVDAARVADIPVIFVQEAHRSNLIDFGRELDGSENIHCLEGDLVTEFAVEELGMLADDYRITKRRYSVFFGTDMEILLKGLRVQTLVMVGGFTDVCVHYSFVDAHQMDYYCRVVEDCVAGSSYRAHEAALSAMEYLQAGARRNAQDVMAAFSVIGHGA is encoded by the coding sequence ATGAGCGCAGCAAAACAGATTACGGCCCAACCAATGATTGTTGGTCGTCCAGCTCTGGTTGTCATAGATATTCAAAAAGGCTGCTTTGCTCCACGTCCTGCGAGCTCTCGTCTTGAGTTCATGTCAGATGCCGTAGAGCGTTATACGCGGGCCAGAAAAATGGTGGACGCTGCCCGTGTAGCAGATATTCCTGTCATTTTCGTTCAGGAGGCTCATCGTAGTAATCTGATCGATTTTGGTCGTGAGTTGGATGGTTCTGAAAATATTCATTGTCTTGAAGGTGATTTAGTTACTGAATTTGCTGTGGAAGAATTAGGTATGTTAGCGGATGATTACCGGATTACAAAGAGGCGCTATTCTGTTTTTTTTGGCACGGATATGGAGATCCTGCTCAAGGGGTTGCGAGTTCAGACGCTTGTCATGGTCGGGGGCTTTACAGACGTTTGCGTCCATTACAGTTTTGTTGATGCGCACCAGATGGATTATTACTGCCGTGTTGTTGAAGATTGTGTTGCCGGTTCCAGCTATCGTGCACATGAGGCGGCTCTGTCTGCTATGGAATATCTACAGGCTGGTGCGCGCAGGAACGCTCAGGATGTCATGGCGGCTTTTTCCGTGATTGGGCACGGGGCGTGA